In Gracilinanus agilis isolate LMUSP501 unplaced genomic scaffold, AgileGrace unplaced_scaffold39024, whole genome shotgun sequence, a genomic segment contains:
- the LOC123255086 gene encoding phosphoglycerate mutase 2-like has product MPTHRLVIVRHGESTWNQENRFCGWFDAELSDKGKEEAQRGAQAIKEAGMEFDICYTSVLKRAIRTLWTILDGVDQMWVPVVRSWRLNERHYGGLTGLNKAETAAKHGEEQVKIWRRSFDTPPPPMDEGHPYHAAISKVRG; this is encoded by the coding sequence atGCCCACCCACCGGCTGGTGATCGTCCGCCACGGCGAGAGCACGTGGAACCAGGAGAACCGCTTCTGCGGCTGGTTCGACGCGGAGCTGAGCgacaaggggaaggaggaggcgCAGCGGGGGGCCCAGGCCATCAAGGAGGCCGGCATGGAGTTCGACATCTGCTACACGTCTGTGCTGAAGCGGGCCATCCGCACCCTCTGGACCATCCTGGATGGCGTGGACCAGATGTGGGTGCCCGTGGTGAGGTCCTGGCGCCTCAACGAGCGCCACTACGGCGGCCTCACGGGCCTCAACAAGGCCGAGACGGCCGCCAAGCACGGCGAGGAGCAGGTCAAGATCTGGAGGCGCTCCTTCGACACCCCGCCCCCGCCCATGGACGAGGGCCACCCCTACCACGCCGCCATCAGCAAGGTGAGGGGG